The proteins below are encoded in one region of Lonchura striata isolate bLonStr1 chromosome 1, bLonStr1.mat, whole genome shotgun sequence:
- the TCF24 gene encoding transcription factor 24 — translation MDCGRLAASSEPPRGAGAERGSRPPSRAGGAPCAPAAAEPRPAAAPGRPAANNAARERSRVQTLRHAFLELQKTLPSVPPDTKLSKLDVLLLATTYIAHLTRSLQDEEESPGEGLGALRGDGYLHPVKKWPMRSRLYIGATGQFLTHSAQGDSANHGETSTSSQI, via the exons ATGGACTGTGGGCGCTTGGCGGCGAGCAGCGAGCCGCCCCGCGGCGCGGGCGCGGAGCGCGGCTCGCGGCCGCCGTCCCGCGCCGGCGGCGCTCCCTGCGCGCCCGCGGCGGCCGagccgcgccccgccgccgctccgggccgccccgccgccaaCAACGCCGCCCGGGAGCGCAGCCGCGTCCAGACCCTGCGCCACGCcttcctggagctgcagaagaCCCTGCCCTCGGTGCCGCCCGACACCAAGCTCTCCAAGCTGGACGTGCTCCTCCTGGCCACCACCTACATCGCGCACCTCACCCGCAGCCTTCAGGATGAGGAAGAGTCACCGGGAGAGGGTTTGGGCGCGCTCCGCGGGGACGGATACCTCCACCCTGTCAAG AAGTGGCCCATGCGTTCCAGGCTGTACATTGGAGCCACGGGGCAGTTTCTGACCCACTCGGCACAAGGAGACAGCGCAAACCATGGGGAAACGTCAACATCGTCACAGATCTAA